In a genomic window of uncultured Flavobacterium sp.:
- a CDS encoding 2-isopropylmalate synthase: MNREKVQIFDTTLRDGEQVPGCKLDTKQKLVIAERLDKMGVDVIEAGFPVSSPGDFLSVSEICKIVENATVCGLTRAVKNDIDVAAAALKHAKKPRIHTGIGTSESHILHKLNTTREDIIARAKFAVSHAKSYVEDVEFYAEDAGRTDNAFLAQVCEEVIKSGATVLNIPDTTGYCLPEEYGAKIKYLRENVKGIENVILSCHCHNDLGMATANSIAGAINGARQIECTINGIGERAGNTALEEVVMIFKQHPYLNLDTNINTRELNEMSRLVSESMGMIVQPNKAIVGANAFAHSSGIHQDGVIKNRATYEIMDPLDVGVNESSIILTARSGRAALAYRAKKVGYELTKVQLDIVYIEFLKFADIKKEVVDADIHQIIEASKIQGELIRS, encoded by the coding sequence ATGAATAGAGAGAAAGTTCAAATTTTTGACACCACTTTGCGCGACGGCGAACAAGTTCCAGGATGTAAGTTAGATACTAAACAAAAATTAGTTATCGCAGAACGACTTGATAAAATGGGAGTTGACGTTATCGAAGCAGGTTTTCCTGTGTCAAGTCCGGGCGATTTTTTATCGGTCTCTGAGATTTGTAAAATTGTAGAGAATGCAACCGTCTGCGGACTAACAAGAGCTGTAAAAAACGACATTGATGTTGCCGCAGCTGCTTTAAAGCATGCTAAAAAACCTAGAATCCACACTGGAATCGGAACATCTGAATCTCACATACTCCACAAATTAAATACCACAAGAGAAGATATTATTGCAAGAGCAAAATTTGCTGTTTCTCACGCAAAATCTTATGTAGAAGACGTTGAGTTTTATGCTGAAGATGCTGGTAGAACTGATAATGCTTTTCTTGCACAAGTTTGCGAAGAAGTGATTAAATCCGGAGCAACTGTATTGAATATTCCTGATACAACAGGATATTGTTTGCCAGAAGAATACGGAGCAAAAATTAAATATTTGAGAGAAAACGTAAAAGGAATCGAAAACGTAATCCTTTCATGTCACTGTCATAATGATTTGGGGATGGCAACTGCAAACTCTATCGCAGGTGCTATAAATGGAGCGAGACAAATAGAATGTACTATTAATGGTATTGGTGAAAGAGCCGGAAATACTGCGCTTGAAGAAGTTGTAATGATTTTTAAACAACATCCTTACTTAAATCTTGATACAAATATCAATACTAGAGAATTGAATGAAATGAGCCGATTAGTTTCTGAAAGTATGGGAATGATCGTTCAGCCTAATAAAGCTATTGTTGGAGCAAATGCTTTTGCACATAGTTCTGGTATTCACCAAGATGGTGTGATCAAAAACAGAGCAACTTACGAAATTATGGATCCGCTTGATGTTGGGGTTAATGAATCTTCAATTATTCTAACAGCAAGAAGCGGAAGAGCAGCATTGGCTTACCGCGCTAAAAAAGTAGGTTACGAATTAACAAAAGTACAATTGGACATTGTATATATCGAGTTCTTGAAATTTGCTGATATTAAAAAAGAAGTTGTTGATGCTGATATTCATCAGATTATTGAGGCTTCTAAAATTCAGGGCGAGTTAATTAGAAGCTAG
- the leuB gene encoding 3-isopropylmalate dehydrogenase produces MNLKIAVLPGDGIGPEVILQAKKALYAIGEVYNHEFVFEEALMGAIAIDKTGSPLPEQTLNLCLNTDAVLFGAIGDPKYDNNPNAKVRPEQGLLKLRKELGLFANIRPIKPYKSLLDASPLKREIIEGADFTIFRELTGGAYFGAKTLNEEGTHASDLCEYSEEEITRIAHLAFKSAQNRRKKLTMVDKANVLETSRLWRKVVQNVSVNYPDVALDFLFVDNAAMQIILNPKQFDVILTENLFGDILSDEASVITGSIGLLASASLGEKNALFEPIHGSYPQAKGKNIANPIASILSAAMLLEHFGLFAEANVIYKAVEKAIEYKVVTVDLKADSKFGTNEVGEFVSNFIFSKDDLLYFNNDNVSIGQSTIV; encoded by the coding sequence ATGAATTTGAAAATAGCAGTTTTACCAGGAGACGGAATTGGACCAGAGGTAATTTTACAAGCCAAAAAAGCCTTATATGCAATAGGCGAAGTGTATAATCATGAATTTGTTTTTGAAGAGGCGCTTATGGGAGCGATCGCTATCGATAAAACAGGAAGTCCGTTGCCGGAGCAAACGCTAAATCTGTGTTTGAATACAGATGCAGTTTTGTTTGGTGCAATTGGAGATCCTAAATATGATAATAATCCAAATGCAAAAGTTCGTCCGGAGCAAGGATTATTGAAGCTTCGAAAAGAACTGGGTTTGTTTGCTAATATTCGTCCTATAAAACCTTATAAATCATTGCTTGATGCTTCTCCTTTAAAAAGAGAAATTATCGAAGGTGCTGATTTTACAATTTTCAGAGAATTAACTGGTGGAGCTTATTTTGGAGCTAAAACTCTAAATGAAGAAGGAACTCACGCTTCAGATTTATGTGAATATTCAGAAGAAGAAATTACAAGAATTGCACATTTAGCTTTTAAATCGGCACAAAACCGACGCAAAAAACTAACAATGGTGGACAAAGCAAATGTTTTGGAAACTTCTAGATTGTGGAGAAAAGTCGTTCAGAATGTGAGCGTAAACTATCCGGATGTAGCTTTAGACTTTTTATTTGTGGATAATGCAGCAATGCAGATTATCTTAAATCCGAAGCAATTTGATGTGATTTTGACAGAGAATTTATTTGGAGATATTTTATCAGATGAAGCAAGTGTAATTACAGGTTCTATCGGATTATTAGCTTCGGCTTCTTTAGGAGAAAAAAATGCTTTGTTTGAGCCAATTCACGGTTCTTATCCACAGGCAAAAGGAAAAAATATTGCGAATCCAATTGCTTCAATTTTATCAGCAGCAATGTTGTTAGAGCATTTCGGATTGTTTGCAGAAGCAAATGTGATTTATAAAGCTGTTGAAAAAGCAATTGAATACAAAGTTGTTACGGTTGATTTAAAAGCAGATTCAAAATTTGGCACAAATGAAGTAGGGGAGTTTGTTTCTAATTTCATTTTTAGCAAAGATGACTTGTTATATTTCAATAATGACAATGTAAGTATCGGTCAATCTACAATAGTTTAG
- the hisIE gene encoding bifunctional phosphoribosyl-AMP cyclohydrolase/phosphoribosyl-ATP diphosphatase HisIE, translating into MDINIKSAHGLIPAIIQDSETKNVLMLGYMNEESLQKTIETKKVTFFSRSKQRLWTKGEESGNFLNLVDIKNDCDGDTLLIQAKPVGPTCHTGADTCWQEENKENYGFISQLENTIKTRRENADSEKSYVASLFEKGINKIAQKVGEEAVEVVIEAKDDNDDLFLSESADLLFHYLILLQAKGFQLNDVVEVLKKRQK; encoded by the coding sequence ATGGACATAAATATAAAAAGTGCACACGGATTGATTCCGGCAATTATTCAGGATTCTGAAACAAAAAATGTTTTGATGCTGGGATATATGAACGAAGAATCTTTGCAAAAAACAATAGAGACCAAAAAAGTAACTTTCTTTAGCAGATCGAAACAAAGACTTTGGACAAAAGGCGAGGAGAGTGGGAACTTTTTAAATCTTGTAGATATTAAAAACGACTGCGATGGTGACACACTTTTAATTCAGGCAAAACCTGTTGGACCAACTTGTCACACTGGCGCTGATACATGTTGGCAAGAAGAGAATAAAGAAAATTATGGTTTTATTTCTCAATTAGAAAATACGATCAAAACCAGAAGAGAAAATGCCGATTCTGAGAAAAGTTATGTAGCTTCTTTATTCGAAAAAGGTATCAATAAAATTGCCCAAAAAGTTGGCGAAGAAGCTGTAGAAGTGGTTATTGAAGCCAAAGATGATAACGATGATTTATTCTTAAGCGAAAGTGCGGATTTATTATTTCATTACTTGATATTGCTTCAGGCAAAAGGCTTTCAGTTGAATGATGTTGTTGAAGTCTTGAAGAAACGCCAGAAGTAA
- the hisH gene encoding imidazole glycerol phosphate synthase subunit HisH, with product MKIVIINYGAGNIQSIMFAIERLGFKAVLSNNPDEILAADKVIFPGVGEASSAMKKLKESGLDGLIPNLKQPVLGICLGMQLMCKSSEEGNTKGLGIFDVDVIKFTSKVKVPQMGWNQIYDLKSDLFKGISENEFMYLVHSFYAPACTESIATTNYELEYASALQKNNFYGTQFHPEKSGAVGEKILENFLKM from the coding sequence ATGAAAATAGTAATTATAAATTACGGAGCGGGAAATATTCAGAGCATTATGTTTGCTATTGAAAGGCTTGGTTTTAAAGCTGTTTTGAGCAATAATCCAGATGAAATTTTGGCGGCTGATAAAGTGATTTTCCCTGGAGTTGGAGAAGCGAGTTCGGCTATGAAAAAGCTGAAAGAAAGTGGTTTGGATGGTTTGATTCCGAATTTGAAACAACCGGTTTTGGGAATTTGCCTCGGAATGCAATTAATGTGTAAATCATCTGAAGAAGGAAATACCAAAGGTTTGGGGATTTTTGATGTTGATGTGATTAAATTTACTTCAAAAGTAAAAGTGCCACAAATGGGTTGGAATCAGATTTATGATTTAAAATCGGATTTGTTTAAAGGAATTTCTGAGAATGAATTTATGTATTTGGTGCATAGTTTTTATGCTCCAGCTTGCACTGAAAGCATTGCAACAACAAATTATGAACTGGAATATGCATCGGCTTTGCAAAAAAATAATTTTTACGGAACTCAATTTCACCCAGAGAAAAGTGGTGCTGTTGGAGAGAAAATATTAGAGAATTTTTTAAAAATGTAA
- the ilvD gene encoding dihydroxy-acid dehydratase, whose translation MELNKYSKTITQDQTQPAAQAMLYGIGLTEEDLAKAQVGIVSMGYDGNTCNMHLNDLAKDVKKGVWDVNLVGLIFNTIGVSDGISNGTEGMRYSLVSRDVIADSIETVAGAQWYDSIIAIPGCDKNMPGALIAMGRLNRPSLMVYGGSIHSGKWKGETLNIVSAFEALGKKVKGEITPEDFKGVIQNACPGAGACGGMYTANTMSSAIEALGMSLPYSSSNPALSQAKRDECLAAGAAIKILLEKDIKPKDIMTRKAFENAITIVAVLGGSTNAVMHLIAMAHSVGITITLDDFQAINDRTPVLADMKPSGKYMMEDIHEVGGIPSVMKYLLKVGLIHGDCLTVTGKTVAENLASTPDLQDGQEVIHEIQKALKPTGNIQVLYGNLASEGAVAKISGKEGEYFEGPAVVFEGEFEVIPGLEAGKIKPGNVVVIRYCGPKGGPGMPEMLKPTSAIIGAGLGSTCALITDGRFSGGSHGFVVGHITPEAYDGGGIALVKDGDLIAIDAVNNTINLKISDEEFAARKAAWVQPPLKVTKGVLLKYARSVSSASTGCVTDN comes from the coding sequence ATGGAATTAAATAAGTACAGCAAAACCATCACTCAAGATCAAACACAACCTGCTGCGCAAGCGATGTTGTACGGTATTGGTTTAACTGAAGAAGATTTAGCAAAAGCACAAGTTGGTATTGTGAGCATGGGTTACGATGGTAATACATGTAATATGCACTTGAACGATTTAGCAAAAGATGTTAAAAAAGGTGTTTGGGATGTAAATCTGGTCGGACTTATTTTTAATACCATTGGTGTCAGTGACGGAATTTCAAACGGAACTGAAGGAATGCGTTATTCATTAGTTTCTCGTGATGTAATTGCAGATTCTATCGAGACAGTTGCGGGAGCACAATGGTACGATAGTATTATTGCAATTCCTGGTTGTGATAAAAATATGCCTGGAGCGTTGATCGCAATGGGAAGATTAAACCGTCCGTCTCTTATGGTTTACGGAGGTTCAATTCACTCTGGAAAATGGAAAGGTGAAACACTAAATATTGTATCAGCTTTTGAAGCTTTAGGAAAAAAAGTAAAAGGAGAAATTACTCCTGAAGACTTTAAAGGAGTTATTCAAAATGCTTGTCCAGGAGCTGGCGCTTGTGGCGGAATGTATACAGCAAACACAATGTCGTCTGCAATTGAAGCATTAGGAATGAGTTTGCCATACAGTTCTTCAAATCCTGCTTTGAGTCAGGCAAAAAGAGATGAATGTCTTGCTGCAGGAGCTGCAATTAAAATTTTATTAGAAAAAGATATTAAGCCAAAAGATATCATGACGCGCAAAGCTTTTGAAAATGCTATTACAATTGTAGCAGTTTTAGGAGGTTCTACAAACGCAGTTATGCACTTAATTGCAATGGCACATTCTGTTGGTATTACAATTACTTTGGATGATTTTCAGGCAATTAATGACAGAACACCAGTATTGGCAGACATGAAGCCAAGTGGTAAATATATGATGGAAGATATTCATGAAGTTGGAGGAATTCCTTCTGTAATGAAATATTTATTGAAAGTAGGCTTAATTCATGGAGATTGTTTGACTGTAACAGGAAAAACAGTTGCTGAAAATTTAGCTTCGACGCCGGATTTACAAGACGGACAAGAGGTTATTCACGAAATTCAAAAAGCGCTGAAACCTACAGGAAATATTCAGGTTTTATACGGAAATCTTGCTTCTGAAGGTGCTGTAGCAAAAATCAGCGGAAAAGAAGGAGAATATTTTGAAGGTCCGGCTGTTGTATTTGAAGGTGAATTTGAAGTAATTCCAGGTCTTGAAGCCGGAAAAATAAAACCAGGTAATGTAGTCGTCATCAGGTATTGTGGACCAAAAGGTGGTCCGGGGATGCCTGAAATGCTGAAGCCTACATCTGCGATTATTGGAGCCGGATTAGGTAGCACTTGTGCTCTTATCACAGACGGTAGATTCTCTGGAGGTTCACATGGCTTTGTCGTAGGACACATCACACCAGAGGCTTATGATGGTGGTGGTATTGCTTTAGTTAAAGATGGAGATTTAATCGCGATCGATGCTGTAAATAATACAATCAACCTGAAAATATCTGACGAAGAATTTGCAGCAAGAAAAGCGGCTTGGGTTCAACCGCCATTAAAAGTTACAAAAGGAGTTTTACTTAAATATGCAAGATCGGTTT
- the hisF gene encoding imidazole glycerol phosphate synthase subunit HisF, protein MLAKRIIPCLDIKNGRTVKGVNFVDLRDAGDPVELAEIYSAEGADELVFLDISATEERRKTLVNMVRSVAEKINIPFTVGGGISSVEDVEILLNNGADKVSINSSAVKNPQLINDLAQKFGSQCVVVAIDAKQIDGQWIVHLVGGKVPTELNLFDWAIEVAKRGAGEILFTSMDNDGTKNGFANEALAKLSTLINIPIIASGGAGNIQHFVDSFKVGKADAALAASVFHFKEIEIKTLKEELRDNGIEVRL, encoded by the coding sequence ATGTTAGCAAAAAGAATCATTCCTTGTTTGGATATAAAAAACGGAAGAACTGTAAAAGGTGTTAATTTCGTTGACTTGCGCGATGCTGGTGATCCGGTTGAACTGGCGGAAATTTATTCGGCTGAAGGTGCAGATGAATTGGTTTTTCTGGATATTTCGGCTACTGAAGAACGTCGTAAAACGTTGGTCAATATGGTACGTAGCGTTGCGGAAAAAATCAATATTCCGTTTACAGTTGGCGGTGGGATTTCGTCTGTTGAAGATGTAGAAATTCTGCTGAATAATGGAGCTGATAAGGTTTCGATAAATTCATCGGCAGTAAAAAATCCGCAGTTGATCAATGATCTGGCTCAGAAATTTGGAAGCCAATGTGTTGTTGTAGCGATCGATGCTAAACAAATTGACGGACAATGGATCGTACATTTAGTTGGCGGAAAAGTGCCTACAGAACTTAATTTATTCGATTGGGCAATAGAAGTTGCAAAACGCGGCGCAGGGGAAATTCTATTTACTTCGATGGATAATGACGGAACTAAAAATGGCTTTGCAAACGAGGCTTTGGCCAAATTATCAACTTTAATTAATATTCCGATTATTGCTTCTGGTGGTGCAGGAAATATTCAGCATTTTGTGGATTCTTTTAAAGTAGGAAAAGCTGATGCGGCTTTGGCTGCGAGTGTTTTTCACTTTAAAGAGATTGAGATTAAGACTTTGAAGGAAGAACTTAGAGATAATGGAATTGAAGTTAGACTTTAG
- a CDS encoding M1 family metallopeptidase has product MKKYFGGVFIAFLVGFTANAQGLLNKSETVFTHQDTLRGSITKERAWWDLKYYHLDVKVNPKDKTITGSNTVRYTVLTQNNKMQIDLQQPMQIYKVTQDGKELKFKRDGNVFFIELTAAQKVGETKEIIISFGGVPKEAIKPPWDGGITWKKDKNGKDFIASSCQGLGASVWWPCKDHMYDEVENMLISVNVPGDLTDVSNGRLQSVKKEKDGTKTFNWYVSNPINNYGVNINIGDYVNFSEKYKGEKGELDCNYYVLRDNLAVAKEQFKDVPRMLKAFENWFGPYPFYEDSYKLVEAPYLGMEHQSSVTYGNGFKNGYLGRDLSGTGWGLKFDFIIIHESGHEWFANNITYKDIADMWVHESFTNYSESLFLEYYYGKDAAAEYVIGCRKGISNDKPIIGHYDVNNEGSGDMYPKGANMLHMIRQVINDDAKWKSILRGLNSTFYHQTVTGKQIQDYINEKSGINFNRVFAQYLTTTQIPVFEYMFKNGTFGYHWTNCVAKFDMPVRVKINGVETWLKPTTEWQSEKTTNEDRKLEVDKDFYVTTSNIVE; this is encoded by the coding sequence ATGAAAAAATACTTCGGTGGCGTTTTTATCGCCTTTTTAGTTGGTTTTACAGCCAATGCGCAAGGACTTCTTAATAAGTCTGAAACGGTTTTTACACATCAGGACACTTTACGCGGAAGCATTACTAAAGAAAGAGCTTGGTGGGATTTGAAATACTATCATTTAGATGTAAAAGTAAATCCAAAAGATAAGACTATTACAGGTTCAAACACTGTTCGTTATACTGTTTTGACGCAGAATAACAAAATGCAAATTGATTTGCAGCAACCTATGCAGATCTACAAAGTAACGCAAGATGGAAAAGAATTGAAGTTTAAAAGAGACGGAAATGTTTTTTTTATTGAATTAACTGCAGCTCAAAAAGTTGGTGAAACAAAAGAGATCATTATTTCTTTTGGTGGTGTACCTAAAGAAGCTATCAAACCACCTTGGGATGGCGGAATTACATGGAAAAAAGATAAAAACGGAAAAGATTTTATTGCTTCATCTTGCCAGGGTTTAGGCGCAAGCGTTTGGTGGCCTTGTAAAGATCATATGTATGATGAAGTGGAAAATATGTTGATTAGCGTGAATGTTCCGGGCGATTTGACTGATGTTTCAAACGGAAGATTACAAAGCGTTAAAAAAGAAAAAGATGGAACAAAGACCTTTAATTGGTATGTTTCGAACCCGATTAATAATTATGGCGTAAATATTAATATTGGTGATTACGTTAATTTCTCTGAGAAATATAAAGGAGAAAAAGGCGAATTAGATTGTAATTACTACGTTTTGAGAGATAATTTGGCTGTAGCCAAAGAACAATTTAAGGACGTTCCTAGAATGTTGAAAGCTTTCGAAAACTGGTTTGGACCTTATCCTTTTTATGAAGATAGTTATAAATTGGTCGAAGCACCTTATTTAGGAATGGAGCACCAAAGTAGTGTTACTTACGGAAATGGCTTTAAAAACGGTTATTTAGGACGTGATTTAAGCGGAACTGGTTGGGGATTAAAATTTGACTTTATTATTATCCACGAGTCTGGACACGAATGGTTTGCTAACAATATTACTTATAAAGATATTGCAGATATGTGGGTTCACGAGAGTTTTACCAACTATTCTGAAAGTTTATTTCTAGAATATTACTACGGAAAAGATGCCGCAGCTGAATATGTAATTGGTTGCAGAAAAGGAATCAGCAACGATAAACCAATTATTGGTCATTATGATGTAAATAACGAAGGATCAGGCGATATGTACCCAAAAGGAGCGAATATGCTACACATGATTCGTCAGGTTATTAATGATGATGCAAAATGGAAATCGATTTTAAGAGGTTTAAACAGTACTTTTTACCATCAAACGGTTACAGGAAAGCAAATTCAGGATTATATAAATGAAAAATCTGGAATTAACTTTAATAGAGTTTTTGCACAATATTTGACCACAACTCAAATTCCGGTTTTTGAATATATGTTCAAAAATGGCACTTTCGGATATCATTGGACAAATTGTGTTGCCAAATTTGATATGCCGGTTAGGGTAAAAATTAATGGTGTTGAAACTTGGTTAAAACCAACAACAGAATGGCAATCTGAGAAAACTACAAATGAAGATAGAAAGCTAGAAGTTGATAAAGATTTTTATGTAACGACCTCTAATATTGTAGAATAG
- a CDS encoding carbohydrate-binding family 9-like protein, with translation MKIRKIAAFVCFVCSITTYSQNIPVYKTNEKLIIDGDLSDWKTPFLGPFVIHNSGEKATQSTMVSLSWNEENLYIAYKSADSKIIGSAQKKDTQIFSTDDLVEIFIDPDGDGQNYVEIGVNAFSTNYDMLLKCISPLCGGWNTSMAFNITGMEAQSKITPEGFTTEIKIPFSSLETIQNGNFSKPKTGTKWRGNTFRIDYGNTTEYLALQPYKSGRFGFHQPDQFAVFEFVE, from the coding sequence ATGAAAATTAGAAAAATTGCAGCTTTTGTATGTTTTGTGTGTTCGATAACAACTTATTCGCAAAATATTCCTGTTTACAAAACAAACGAAAAATTAATTATTGATGGAGATTTATCCGATTGGAAAACACCTTTTTTAGGTCCGTTTGTAATTCATAATTCAGGCGAAAAAGCAACACAAAGTACAATGGTTTCACTTTCGTGGAATGAAGAAAATCTATATATAGCCTACAAATCTGCTGATTCTAAAATTATAGGTTCAGCACAAAAAAAGGATACCCAGATTTTCAGTACAGATGATTTAGTTGAAATTTTTATAGATCCAGATGGCGACGGTCAAAATTATGTTGAAATTGGAGTAAACGCATTTTCAACCAATTATGATATGCTACTTAAATGTATTTCGCCTCTTTGTGGCGGTTGGAATACTTCTATGGCATTTAACATTACCGGAATGGAAGCGCAAAGCAAAATAACTCCCGAAGGTTTTACTACAGAAATTAAGATTCCGTTTTCAAGTTTAGAAACCATTCAAAATGGTAATTTCAGCAAGCCAAAAACAGGCACAAAATGGAGGGGAAATACTTTTAGAATTGATTACGGTAACACAACTGAATATCTTGCATTACAGCCCTATAAAAGCGGAAGATTTGGGTTTCATCAACCTGATCAATTTGCTGTTTTTGAGTTTGTGGAGTAG
- the hisA gene encoding 1-(5-phosphoribosyl)-5-[(5-phosphoribosylamino)methylideneamino]imidazole-4-carboxamide isomerase — translation MRIIPAIDIIDGKCVRLSKGDYDTKIIYNENPLEVAKSFEAHGIEYLHLVDLDGAKSSKIVNYKILEQIATQTSLQIDFGGGLKSDDDLRIAFESGASQITGGSIAVKNRAIFEKWISEYGSEKIILGADAKDEKIAVSGWLENSDEDLIPFIQEYQTKGIQYVICTDIAKDGMLQGPSFDLYKKILAEANGLKLIASGGISTFDELPKLAELGCEGTIIGKAIYENRITLKQLENYIIRK, via the coding sequence ATGAGAATAATACCTGCCATAGATATCATTGACGGAAAATGTGTTCGCTTATCAAAAGGGGATTATGATACCAAAATAATTTACAACGAAAATCCGCTTGAAGTAGCGAAATCATTCGAAGCACATGGAATTGAATATTTACATTTAGTAGATTTAGACGGTGCAAAATCGAGTAAAATCGTCAATTATAAAATATTAGAGCAAATTGCAACGCAAACGAGTTTGCAAATTGATTTTGGGGGAGGTTTAAAATCTGATGATGATTTGAGAATTGCTTTTGAAAGTGGCGCAAGTCAAATTACAGGCGGAAGTATTGCTGTAAAAAACAGAGCAATTTTCGAAAAATGGATTTCGGAATATGGCTCAGAAAAAATTATTCTTGGCGCTGATGCTAAAGACGAAAAAATTGCCGTTTCTGGTTGGTTAGAAAATTCGGATGAAGATTTGATTCCGTTTATACAAGAATATCAAACTAAAGGAATTCAGTATGTTATCTGTACAGATATCGCAAAAGACGGAATGTTACAAGGTCCAAGTTTTGATTTGTACAAGAAAATTTTGGCAGAAGCAAATGGTTTAAAATTAATTGCTTCGGGTGGAATTTCAACTTTCGACGAACTTCCTAAATTAGCTGAATTAGGCTGCGAAGGAACTATAATTGGAAAGGCGATTTACGAAAACAGAATTACCTTGAAACAACTAGAGAACTATATAATTAGAAAATGA